The nucleotide sequence GTGATCAACGCAAAAAAAGTGAGTGTTTTAACAATGTGTTGTTTATAAAATAAGCTTAGATAGGCGACAGCAAAAAGTAAAATACCGAGTAGGGCGACTACGCCTCCTTCTATTCCCCAGAGTAATATTTCGTTGTGTGGATGAGCTAGGTTGTTAATTGGCATTGGTGTCTCGCTATTAGCTCTAGCTTTTGCTAAATGATATTCTCGATAGGTCTTTTCAAAATTACCATAGCCATAACCGCCAATTGGGTTTTGTTTAATTAACTCAAAACCAATGCCAATTATGTCAGTGCGCACGTCTTCGGTTTCAAATAGTGGTTTAATCTTCGCAGGATCTTGTATCGGCTCTGGTTTGGCCAAAGCGCCGACAGTTGAACCAACAATCAACAACAAAGCAGCTAAGAAAATAGTTTTAGAGCGATTTGCGAGTAAATAAGGAGTTAGCATAATAAGGGCGATAATTAGCCCATAAATACCTGTTTTTGATTGAATATAACAAAGGATAAAACTTGCTAAAGGTATGGTAATTAAAATTATTAACTGCCACGACAATTTACGTTTAAACAAACGGTTCGATATAAATTTACGCTGCGCCAATAAATAAAAGCTCAGAACTATGCCGGTTGTCATAAAAGATGACATCACATTGGTTTGTTGAAATACACCACTTGGATTCTTAATCGCAGGAATAAAAGGTAGTGAGCGCACTAAATCAGGAATATAAAGTTGAAAAATACCGCTAAGGGCCTCAATTAATACGCCAATAATTACTATTGCTAGCATCGTTTGTCTTTGCACTTTACCAATTTCAAATTGCGCAATAGCCAAAAGACACAATAAACCTGTTGCTAATCCAATTAATCGTGGGATTGCATACTCAGAAAATGGGCTACCAAAAGACAGCGGAAGAATAAGGAGTGCTAGTGCTGCACCGCTAATGACGTGGAACGTGCTGTAGTAGAGTTTTTTATTTAGCGTTACTTGCCAAAGTCCTAATCCTATGAAAATTGACATAAATAGCCATGTCATCACGTTAAAGGCAAAATATAAACCAGAGCCTCCAGGGTTAGGCATAAAAAAATGCATGCCTAACGTAAATAGTAAGACTAATGATATTTTGAAGTAGTTAAAGAGATTGAAATTGGTTGTCATCATCACGCCAAAAGTAAGATTACATATTGCAATCATTGTTTTTTAATCAATATGTTATAGTCTTAATAATATGATCTATATTGGTGTAAGATGCTAATTTATTAGCGAGTTTTTTTGACTGTTAAGGTGTCGTTTGAAAGTAAATATAAGCAGCGTTGGAAAAACGTCTGGCGTAACATTAATTGAACTAGTTGTGGTGATCTTGATAGTCACCATTCTAGCCGTCACTGTAGCGCCACGATTTATAGGAGTCAGTAGCTTTGATGCCTATGTATACCGAGATCAAATGATTTCTAGTTTGCGCTTAATTCAGCAGCAAGCAATGCAGCAAACAGATGCGAATTCTTGTCATCAAATTCTTTTAACTAATCAAGGCTACGGCCAGTCAAATAATTGCAGTGTACCGTCTCTTGTGCCCGATTGGGATAGCAATAATTTAGGCTTTGCAATTCCTGCCGACTCTACGGTGACTATTAGGTCATTATCGACCAATACATTTACTTTTAATTCGTTAGGCACAGCTGAAGAGTGCACAGGATTTGGTTCACGTATTTGTATTATCGAATTTGCTAACGGCAATGACAGCGCATCAATTTGTATTGAAGCGCAGGGATATATTCATGATTGTTAATCTTAGAAAACAGCATGGATTTACGTTAATAGAGCTCATTATCGGAATGACCATGATGGTTATTGGTATTGGCTTCATTATGGCGGCTATGCTTCCGCGCGAGCAGCAAAGCGCTGATCAAATTCATTTAATTCGAGCGGCTGAATTGGGTCAAAGTTTGATGAATGAAATTACTTCAAAGGCATTTGATCAAAACAGTGACTTATCGGGAGGGGTATTACGGTGCAATGAAACAGGATGGCAAGCGTGTACAGCGTCTGCCAACTTAGGTAATGAGAGTGAAGAACGGACAAGCTACAATGATGTCGATGATTTTAATGGATTAAGTAATTTTGAAGATGCACTAGGTAGCAACATAAGTGGTTTATATGTGGGGTTTAGTGTCAATGTCCAAGTTTTCTATGACAATAATTATGATGGAATATCTGATGTTTACTTGGCTGATGGCAGCGAAGAAAATAGCTCTCTAGCCAAATTGATTTCAATTACGGTAACTACTCCACTAGGCACCTCAATTACATTTGCGAATTATAAAGCGAATTTCGAATGATAGGATTAATTAAAAATAATTTTAGAGTTCCCCACTATGGCCCATTGTCTAGAAAAACTAGTGGTTTTACTTTACTGGAACTAGTGTTGGTTATTGCTATTTTAGGAATTATCTCGGTAGGTTTTATTGGCTTTATTAACATAGGCTCTAACGTCTATAAAAATGTGTCATCTCGAGATTTGTTAATAAGCGATGCACGCTTTGCGGTTGAGCGATTGAATCGTGAATTGAGAAATGCATTACCCAATTCAATTCGAATTATCGACAATAACGGTGATACTCAATGTCTAGAATTTGTCCCTGTACTGGTAAATAGCATCTATCTCGAAATTCCTATATTTCCTATAACGGCTGGCACTGTTGATATTGTTCAGCCAAGTATTGATTATACACCTACTTTTAACACTAAAGATCGAGTTGTTGTTTATCCAATCAGTGCTCATGATGCCTATGACCATGCAAATATTAGTAAATCGGTAAAACTTACAACGATTGATAAAGATGCAACAACACGTTGGACAATTAATTTAGCGGAAAGCGATTTTTCTTTTGAAGTAGAGTCTCCCAATCAGCGATTGTTTATCGTTTCGCAACCTGTAAGCTATTGTGTCTCAGCCGGTGAATTGCGACGCAGCGAAGGCTATGGTTATAACCCTGCGCCTACTATCATTAATGGTGGTGTGCTTATGGCTGAACATATAGATCTATCGGAAGGTTACCCTTTTGCATTTGATGCGAAGTTACAAAGTGATGCCATCGTACAAGTTAACTTAAAGTTTACTCAGAATAATGAAAGTGTATTTTTTTCAAATGGAGTACATATCACTAATGTCCCATAACAAAGCTTTTAGTCGAAATAGATCTTACAAGTCACGTTGCTTGCAAAGTGGTGCAAGTTTAATTATGGCTATCTTTATGATTATTATTTTTAGTTTGATGGCCGCTGTTATGGTAAAGATGATGCGCGCTTCTAGCGAAAATATAAGCTATGAAGTTATTGGTACTAGAGCATACGCAGCAGCAGGCGTCGGTAATCAATGGGCTTTGCAGATATTATTTCCACTTAACTCCTCCGCGGCAAGTTGCGCAGATGTAACATCAGCGACGCTGCCTAATATATCGAATACTCAAGGGCTTTTAAATTGCAGAATCGATAATATCGAATGCAGCAGTTTTGTAGAGTCGGGAGTCAGTTATTATACTGTAACGTCGACCGGAGTATGTGATATAGGAAATGTAAGTACGTCGAGAACATTGCAAATCGATGCAAGGAGCCTGTAGATGTACTATTGGTTAAACAAAGTATTATTAGTAACTATTGTATTTACTGTATTTTTCCCCTTCAAAAGTGTCGCTGAGCAACAATGTTCTGCTGCGATAGGCCAAGTTACTATCAATGAAGTTTATGATGCATCAGGTAATTCTGATATTAATTTTATTGAGGTTAAAATCCTAACTGAAATAATCTCTACGGTAGATATATCTTCATATACCTTATCACTTTCAAATACCAACATTGGTAATGTTGATCCTATGATTATCAGTTTGAGTGATGCAATCGCCTGTACTGATTGCCCTTGGTTTTATACCACCGAAAACAACGGAAATATGGCAAAAATTGTTTTTGATGCTGATGGTTTTGATATGTTATTGCTCGATGGCGACAATAATATAGTTGATTATTTAACCGTCAATGGATACGCAGAACAAAGCAATAATTGCGAGTTTCCATACCCTACAGAAGCGTTTATTGATGGCAATGGTAATAAAATAAAATCAATTCATCGAATTGGTGATGGCACTGGTGATTGGCAACAAGTTGAAAGTAATTCCTCGCAAACCCCTGGTGATGGGAATGATGATTCATCTTTTCCTTATATTGTTGTTGATGATGTCACAGTAACTCAAGGTACAGTTGCGACCCTTACTGTTAGGTTGGAAGATATACCTAATAACTTTGATCAGATTATAAGTTTTAATTTTACAACCGTTGACGGCAGTGCATTAGCCGATGAACATTATGACACTGTCATTGAAGCATATAATTTAGACCCCGATGCAGGGCAAACCTCACTTGAGATAGAGATTCCAACTGTTCTCATCCCTGATCAGGTCACTCGAGAGTTTTATGGCGTTATTTTTTCTGGAAGCGCAGTAAATATAAGAGATGGTGAGGCAACAATAACAATTGACCCAGCAGAAACATTTGACCATTTTGAAATTTCTCACAATGGCAATGGCTCCACCTGTACGGCAGAGTTTGTCACGATTAAAGCTTGTAAGAATGAGGCTTGTGATGAGTTATATACGGATGAGTTGAAATTTGATTTTCAAGTTAATGGTATAACCAAGTCAACTTTGACTATGGCAGAAGGTGAAATACTCACTAGTTTTAGTCATGGTTATATTGGTGATGCTCTGCTAGCAATTGCAAACCCAACAACGCCATCTGCTAATGGCACAATTTGTGATGCGAATGGCGTTGATAATTGTGTTATAACCTTTTCTGACGCAGAGTGTTTATCATGTCAAACTGGGTGGCAAGATGGCGCGACTAGTTTTGGCAATCAAGATGATGGCGTGGATTTTGGTGAAGATACACAAATCATTAACAACCCTGACAATATTTTGGCTGCGGCTAGTGTGAAAGTTGATGATAAATCGACGTTGTTATCATGTGAAGATGAACACTGTACAGCAGTAGGTGAACCTGCCGGAAAACCGGTTCTTGGTTCTTTTTTAGAAACTGTCAATCCACAAACTGAAGCGGTTGTAATAAATAAAGGTGAACAGGGCTTAGTCGGTAATGAAAACGTAAATCATTATAGTGAAATTGAAGTATTAGATGATGGTTACTTAAATTTTAGTAATGCATATTCCGAGTATCGAATAGACACATTGAAATTGCATCAAACGGTGACTTTAAATTTAGCTCCGGGTGATTATTGGATAAAAAACTTTTTGACAAAAAAAGGTAATGATAATTTACCTCAAGATGCAGAAAACTTAATTATAAACGTAGTTGGCGATGGTCTAGTTCGTATGTTTTTTACAGGGCATATCGACTTTTTTGATAATAATCGTATTAATGTTGGCGGAGATCCTGCTAATTTTTGGTTAGTGAGCTATGACCAAATACATATCAAAGAGAAAGCACAAATTTATGCTCTTATGTATGGGGAAGATGATTTCCATATAAAGGCCGATTCAATCTTAGTCGGTGCTATAAGCGCTGAAAAGGTTAAAGTAGAAGAAGACTCTCAAATAGTTTATGGCTGTGATTATAATCCGCCAATAGAGATCCCAGACGAATTGTGTGACGTAACCTTTATTGACGGTGCTACTAATCATGATCCATTAGGTCATATTACCTTTGAAGAGTTTTCGCAAATTACGAATAACCCTGACACCGCTCTTGCTTCAGTAACCGTTAATAATCCAGACTTTGATTTGTTTACAGACACTTGTGAAACTGCTCCTTGTGAAGCTAACGGTGTACCTAGTAAAGAGTTTGACCCTGGGGTGTTCAAATCTACTAATAGTTCCCTGAGCATTACAATCAATGGCAATGGTAATATTGGAGACGCCGGTGAGAATGAGTTTTCACAGGTGCAAGTTAATGAAAATTCAACCGCCTCGTTCACCAATAATTATAATCATTATCGTATAACCACAATGCAAATAGAGGCTAACAGTAATGTTGTTTTTGCAGCAGGTGATTATTGGATAGATACGTTAGTAATAGCAGAAGATGTTACTTTTGAATTGCAAGGTACTGTACGTTTATTTATTAACTCAGACGTTAACTTTTCTTCAGGTGATACTCTAAATAATTTAGGCGAACCAGAAGATTTATTTATTTTTGCATACAACAATATCAATTTAGCAGATGCTCCTGTACTTACACCTTATAAAAATGTGGAAATTAATGCTCATATTTATAGTCAAAATGATGTCGTCATAGGGAATAGAGGCTATATCAATGGTGCGATCGCTGCCGCGAACGTTTATGCATCGTATTTAAGTGAAATAGATTATCAATGTGAACTTGGCGTAGAGCCACCTGTTGAGCCGCCTGATCTAATGTGTGCTGCACCTTTTGTAGATGGCGCCACAAGTTTTAGTACTATTTCAGATGATAAGAAACCGAATATAAAATTTGGTAACAATGCTAAAATTTTACATAATCCAGATACCGTTCTAGAGTCTATTACCGTGGACTCTGATAGTGATGGCTTGTCTTGTATCGAGCCCGCGTTCGATCCTAGCCAAAATGCAGATTGTAGCGCAAGCGGTGCAGCAATTGCTCCGTTATCCCTTGACCCATTCTTAGAGTCTGAAAGTGCAGTCGACGAAATTGTCGAAGAAAATACCACTGTTGTTTTAGGGCCAGACGAAAATCAATTTGATTTTATTGAAGTAAAATCAAATGCTGTGCTCGAATTTTCCCCGAATACACTTGAATATCGTATTAATGAACTTAAATTGAAAGATAGTGCTACTGTGCGATTTGCACCAGGAGACTATTGGATAGGTAGTCTTGATACTGATGATACTGAGCATCATTTTGAAATTGTAGGTGAGGGCAAGGTTCGATTTTTTGTTGATGGTCACAGTGACATAAGAGATAACAGCACCTTTAATGACGGTGGCAATCCAGGAGATTTCCTGATTATTTCATACGACAAATTTCATGTGAAAAAGAACGTAGCGATTTCTGCTCTAATATACTCTGTAGGTGATTTTCATATCGAAAGTGGTTCTGTTTTATATGGAGCTGTATCGTCTGCGAAAATCGATCTAAAGGACAACTCAACCATTGAGTTTTCATGCATAACGGGTGAGCCGCCTGAACCTGTTTATCAAATAATCCATGATGGCGAAGGGTTAACATGTCAATACGAACCTATTGTTATAAAAGCATGTGCTGATAGTAGCTGCGATATGATTGATAATTCAATCAATACCAGTGTTGTTCTAGCTGTAAATGGTGATGTTGAAGCGACGATTAATATTGTTAATGGGGTAAGCGTAAATGCAAGCTTTACTCACGTCGAACCAACAACGGCAAGCTTATCACTCGTCGGTAGCGATTACCTCTGTCAAAATTTAGGTGATGATAATGAAAGCTGTGATCTTACATTTGCTGATGCTGGATTTATATTAGACGTACAGGATAACGTGTCATGCTCTAGTCAGCCGGTCACCATCAAAGCAGTTAAGAAAGATGAAAGTAGTTTGCAATGTGTCGGCGCATTTACTGGCCCGAAAAACGTAAATTTCAGTTTTGATTACTCGTTGCCTAATACTGGTACCCAAGTTCCTTATATTGATGGTGTGGCTATGAATGCCGCTGGCGTAGATAAGTCATACTTATTAATGTTTGACGAAAATGCGGAAGCGGTAATCAATGACTTTAGTTATAACGACGCTGGTCGAATTAACCTCAGAGCTAATTTCACTGAAAATACTGGCGATTTTGAACAGCTATATTTAGAAGGGGTGACTAATGTTCTACATTATCCGGCCAAACTTGTCGCTAGCGCGAATAAGAACTTACCGAACTCGCCTTTATTAGATGGTAGTGAAATTGAAAAAGCGGGTATTGATTTTAATATTTCTTTAAGTGCTCAATGTGAAACCGGTGAAATAACACCTAATTATCAGCCAGATCATAATCAGAGTATTGAATTTAAGGTCACAAGAGCTGCGCCAATTGATCCCGTTTTAGGCGGTAATGGCACGCTATCAGCCTTTAATGCGAGTTACCTAGCTGCAATAAATGGAAGCTTTGTTACAGCATTTATTGAACCGCAAGCATTTGTTGAAGGTGTAACATTTGACGACCAAAGTAGCTATTCTGAAGTAGGGTTAATTAATTTAGAGGCGCGAGATAGTGATTATAGCGGTTATGTTATCAATAGCGCTTCAAATACAATCGGCAGATTTACTCCGCACCATTTTAAACAAACGATTATTGAAAATGGCGATTTAGGCAGTCAGTGTGGAACATTTGCTTATACTGGAGAAACGATTGGCATCGCTAACGACATTGGCGCTATTTCTTATGATATTGCACCAGAGCTATTAATCACACCTTACAATGCCAGTGGTGAGATAACTAAGAACTATATCCAAGGCTTTATGAAACTGTCAGCACAAAGTGTATCTAGAACAAGCCCTACTGTTGATTATCAACAGCTTGGCGTAGACGACTCCCCGCTTACGGTAGTGGCAAATATCGAATTTGGCGAAGTTGACCCTATGACTGAGGCTGAGCAATCTGGCCAAGTTATATATCGTTTTAGCGCGCTTGATAACTATTTGTATGAAAGAAATCTTAACGCTTTGATCGCGCCATTTACTGGGCAATTAGAAGTTATCATCGATGAAATCGTCGACTTTGATGGTATTTCAGCACGCAACACAAATGATAATGGCGAAGAAATTAACAATGTTGAGCATCCTGTTGCCGGTCAAATAGATATAAAATTCGGCCGATGGTTTATTCATGACACTTTTGGACCTGAAGATGCGGAGATTCAACAAATTGCGCAAGTTGAACATTTCGATGGGACAAAGTTCATTATAAATACTGAAGATAACTGTACGATTTATGATATTGAGCAATTTGTCTTAAGTGAATTAGACTCTTTAACACCTTCAGATGTCGCCAAGTTTGATACAGAGCCAACGAATAGCACATTTAAAAATGGTGAAGTATTATCAATTATGCTTGATTCAATCGATGATGAAACGGGGCAAATTGGCGTTACCTATGAGGTACCGCAATGGTTGAAATTTGGTTGGCAAGATAATTCAATGCTCGATGAAAATCCGTTTGGAATTGCAACCTTCGGTGTTTTCGATCAAACAGGCGATAGAGTTATTGGTGAAAAAGAAATCGATAAGTAATTAAATAATTGAAATTTATGTGCTTATTGTAATTGCTGTCGAATAGTTTTATCTAATAAGAATACATGTTATAAACTCAATACAATAAAAATATACCATTGCAGTATTGAGGCTCAGTTGTCTTTACCTTCTATTGTTTTATTTCATCATGTACTAGTCCGGAATTTGACCGTTTTACTGTGCTGCTTATTATGCATTTCTAGCGCCGTTGCTGAAGATTCTTTACTTAACGGCCGTGTTTTAATTAATGAAATTTATGAGCATCAAAGTGATGGTTTTGTTGAGTTAAAAATTAATAACAATAGCGATTTCAATGCGTATTTATATATTGAAATTTGCTCTGGAAATAATGCTAGTCCTTGTTCGTCAAAGCAAATTTTTGATGATTCTAGTTTTACCTACCCTAACATTGATGTTACCGGCAGTGTGGCTGACTTTATTGATATGAAGGAAGGCTTTGTCATCACTTTGTATGATCAATTTGATAATGTAGTTGATCGTATAATTAGCAATAGTTACAGCTACATTGGAATGCCAAGTTACTCTGAAACGAGTAATATAAGCACTAAAAATGGCGACAAAGTCATCCGCCGATTACCCGATGGCAGTAAGCAGATTGCCAGTGGAATCGACATCGATGTTGATGTTATCTCATCTAATGCAGAAAAAAAACAAACCCGCGGTAAAAGTAATAACGGCAATCCAGATATTGCTAGATTGTTGCTGACATTTTCACAACAATCGTTAACCTGTGAACCTCTCGATGTTACTGTTCAAGCTTGTATTGATAGTAATGATTGTTCTTCTTTTGTTGCCATAGATAGCAATACAGGCATACAAATATCTGCAGACGGAAAGGTGTTCGATGTTGAAATAGATAGCAACGGTGTTGGTCATGCTCAAATTTTTCATAATCAAGCCGAAACCGTCCAATTGAGTACACCAGCCTATGCTTATGAATGTTCACCGAGTGGATGTTTTACGGAGTTTAAAAAATCAATTTTGCAATTAAGCCCAGTGACAGATACAACTAATGGATTTAGTGTATGTGGAGCGCCTAGAAATTTTGTACTGCAAGCTAAGCAAAGTGATGAGAATAATCAATGTCTCACTTTGTTTGCAAATGAAAGTGAAGAAGTCTCCTTTATTTCGAGCAATAGTGAACTCCTGATTAACGGTAGTCCGGTAAGTGAACAGCCGTTACTTTTGAACTTTGATGAGTTTGGCTATGCGAATTTGCAGTTACAATTAGACGATTCTGGCATAGTTGACTTGCAAAGTTCAGTGCTTTTATCTTTGCCAGGTGCTGGTGATTTGAGTTTGCTTGGTGCCTCAACATTAGGGTTTTACCCACAACAATTGGCCATTAACGCAAACCATAGCGATGGCACGGCTATTACAACTGAAAGCCCTGAAATTGCAGCGAAAGAGTTCAATTTCAATATAGATGCAATGTGCGCAAATGATGTAATTTCTAAATCTTATGTTGCTAGCAATGACGACTTGTTATTTACATTGGAACACGGTGACAATGTTCAATATTTAGGTGAATTCAATTTACCAGAAACCGGTGCAACAAATAAAATCAGCGATACGTCAGCTACCTTACTCAACACTAAGTTAGCGGCTGGCCGTTATGAAAATAAATTTGCTACTTATACCGAGTCTGGTGAATTAAAAATTACAGTTGAAGATAACTATTTTGGCCAAAAAGTTACTGGCAGCACGGTTATTTCGAAATTTATTCCTGAACATTTTGAATTGTCAGTAGAGGATTCTGGGAGTTATGCTTCGGCGAGCTGCGACAGCTTTAGTTATATAGGAAAGCAGTTTAATGGTGGTGGTGACATCATATACAATATGGTACCTGTTTTGGCGATAACGCCTTATTCGGCGATACACTCAGGTACAAAAACGATAACCAAAAATTATTCTTTTCAAAATACGATTGGACCTTTCAACATAACAAGACAGGCGTTGAATGACACTGTATTTGGGAGTAATGGAGCGTTGCCGTTAGAAGTTCAGGCCAGTTTGTATAGTAGTAACCATACCAGTACAGATATAAATAAACCTGGTGTCGTCTATTATCATTTAAGTATGGCAGATCATTTTTACTATAAACGCAGTAACAATAGCATGGTTGCCCCTTTTCTATCTGATATAGTGGTACAGATTAATGGTTTATCTGATGCTGACGGCGTTAATTGGCAGGCTTGTGATCCATCTGACGCTAACTGCATATGCTCAAATACATCATGTGAGCTTGATATTAACCCAACTCCTATCATAGTGAGCTTTGGACGTGCACACGTATTTGATACATTTGGCCCGGCAACTCAAAATCTACAACAGATAATACAGATACAATCATTTAATGGTAGTGCATTTAGCACTGTTACTAATGATAATTGCACTAGCTTTTTGGCTAGCGACATTAATTTATATGAGATTGATGAATTTATATTTAATACCGACGCTATCGTCAACAATAATGTAAATGTGGTTACGTTCAATAATGGCTCGGTCAACCATTTACAATTACCCGCGCCAAATAAGCAAGGACGAGTAGGCGTCATTTACCAATCACCTAGTTGGTTTCAATTTAATTGGTCAGGTGGTGCTAACTTTGATGAGAACCCTTTTGGTATAGCAACTTTCGGTGTGTTTAATCCACATCATCAACGTATAATTAACAGTAGAGAAGTTGAAAAAAATTAAAATTAGCGACGTTAAAACAACCTGACTAAAGATAATAAGCTTTGGAAATGGAGTGAAACACAAAAAAATTAATATTTTTAGTTATTTTTACAACTTTTGTCGTTTATTTTGGTCTTATGTGGGGTATCATTAACCAATATTAGAATAAAAAGTTGTCATTGGATTTATTTCTTTTTGGCAACCCTATATGCTCAATGCGCAGAGCTGAATAACCAAAGGAATAATCCCTACCATGTTTAAGATCTTACGTGGAATGTTCTCAAACGATTTATCTATCGATTTGGGAACAGCGAACACATTAATTTATGTAAAAGATCAAGGCATTGTCCTTGATGAACCATCGGTTGTGGCAATTCGCCAAGATCGAGCGGGTGGCAATAAAAGTGTCGCTGCAGTAGGTACTGCTGCGAAACAAATGCTAGGTCGTACTCCTGGTAACATTGAAGCGATACGCCCAATGAAAGATGGTGTGATCGCAAACTTTTTTGTTACCGAAAAAATGCTTCAGCATTTTATCAAACAAGTTCATTCAAATAATTTCCTACGCCCAAGTCCTCGTGTATTAGTATGTGTTCCTTGTGGTTCAACTCAAGTTGAGCGTCGTGCGATTAAAGAATCTGCATTGGGTGCTGGTGCTCGTGACGTATATCTAATTGATGAGCCTATGGCGGCAGCAATTGGTGCTGACCTTCCGGTATCCGCTGCAACTGGTTCAATAGTGGTTGATATAGGTGGTGGTACTACGGAAGTTGGTATTATTTCACTTAACGGTTTAGTTTATTCATCATCAGTGCGAATCGGTGGTGATAAGTTTGATGATGCTATTATTAACTACGTGCGTCGTAACTTTGGTAGTTTGATTGGTGAAGCAACAGCAGAGCGTATTAAACAAGAAATAGGTAGTGCATACCCAGGTGAATCTTTAGTTGAAATTGAAGTTCGTGGTCGTAACCTAGCTGAGGGCGTGCCTCGCAGTTTCACTCTAAATAGCAATGAAATTTTGGAAGCATTACAAGAACCTTTATCAGGTATTGTTAGTGCTATTATGGTTGCTCTTGAACAAGCTCCTCCGGAATTAGCGTCAGATATTTCTGAACGTGGCATGGTGCTTACTGGTGGCGGCGCGTTATTAAAAGATTTAGATCGTTTACTGGCTGAAGAGACTGGTATTCCAGTTATCGTTGCTGATGACCCACTGACGTGTGTTGCGCGTGGTGG is from Thalassotalea crassostreae and encodes:
- a CDS encoding DUF6701 domain-containing protein, with the translated sequence MTVLLCCLLCISSAVAEDSLLNGRVLINEIYEHQSDGFVELKINNNSDFNAYLYIEICSGNNASPCSSKQIFDDSSFTYPNIDVTGSVADFIDMKEGFVITLYDQFDNVVDRIISNSYSYIGMPSYSETSNISTKNGDKVIRRLPDGSKQIASGIDIDVDVISSNAEKKQTRGKSNNGNPDIARLLLTFSQQSLTCEPLDVTVQACIDSNDCSSFVAIDSNTGIQISADGKVFDVEIDSNGVGHAQIFHNQAETVQLSTPAYAYECSPSGCFTEFKKSILQLSPVTDTTNGFSVCGAPRNFVLQAKQSDENNQCLTLFANESEEVSFISSNSELLINGSPVSEQPLLLNFDEFGYANLQLQLDDSGIVDLQSSVLLSLPGAGDLSLLGASTLGFYPQQLAINANHSDGTAITTESPEIAAKEFNFNIDAMCANDVISKSYVASNDDLLFTLEHGDNVQYLGEFNLPETGATNKISDTSATLLNTKLAAGRYENKFATYTESGELKITVEDNYFGQKVTGSTVISKFIPEHFELSVEDSGSYASASCDSFSYIGKQFNGGGDIIYNMVPVLAITPYSAIHSGTKTITKNYSFQNTIGPFNITRQALNDTVFGSNGALPLEVQASLYSSNHTSTDINKPGVVYYHLSMADHFYYKRSNNSMVAPFLSDIVVQINGLSDADGVNWQACDPSDANCICSNTSCELDINPTPIIVSFGRAHVFDTFGPATQNLQQIIQIQSFNGSAFSTVTNDNCTSFLASDINLYEIDEFIFNTDAIVNNNVNVVTFNNGSVNHLQLPAPNKQGRVGVIYQSPSWFQFNWSGGANFDENPFGIATFGVFNPHHQRIINSREVEKN
- a CDS encoding DUF6701 domain-containing protein, encoding MYYWLNKVLLVTIVFTVFFPFKSVAEQQCSAAIGQVTINEVYDASGNSDINFIEVKILTEIISTVDISSYTLSLSNTNIGNVDPMIISLSDAIACTDCPWFYTTENNGNMAKIVFDADGFDMLLLDGDNNIVDYLTVNGYAEQSNNCEFPYPTEAFIDGNGNKIKSIHRIGDGTGDWQQVESNSSQTPGDGNDDSSFPYIVVDDVTVTQGTVATLTVRLEDIPNNFDQIISFNFTTVDGSALADEHYDTVIEAYNLDPDAGQTSLEIEIPTVLIPDQVTREFYGVIFSGSAVNIRDGEATITIDPAETFDHFEISHNGNGSTCTAEFVTIKACKNEACDELYTDELKFDFQVNGITKSTLTMAEGEILTSFSHGYIGDALLAIANPTTPSANGTICDANGVDNCVITFSDAECLSCQTGWQDGATSFGNQDDGVDFGEDTQIINNPDNILAAASVKVDDKSTLLSCEDEHCTAVGEPAGKPVLGSFLETVNPQTEAVVINKGEQGLVGNENVNHYSEIEVLDDGYLNFSNAYSEYRIDTLKLHQTVTLNLAPGDYWIKNFLTKKGNDNLPQDAENLIINVVGDGLVRMFFTGHIDFFDNNRINVGGDPANFWLVSYDQIHIKEKAQIYALMYGEDDFHIKADSILVGAISAEKVKVEEDSQIVYGCDYNPPIEIPDELCDVTFIDGATNHDPLGHITFEEFSQITNNPDTALASVTVNNPDFDLFTDTCETAPCEANGVPSKEFDPGVFKSTNSSLSITINGNGNIGDAGENEFSQVQVNENSTASFTNNYNHYRITTMQIEANSNVVFAAGDYWIDTLVIAEDVTFELQGTVRLFINSDVNFSSGDTLNNLGEPEDLFIFAYNNINLADAPVLTPYKNVEINAHIYSQNDVVIGNRGYINGAIAAANVYASYLSEIDYQCELGVEPPVEPPDLMCAAPFVDGATSFSTISDDKKPNIKFGNNAKILHNPDTVLESITVDSDSDGLSCIEPAFDPSQNADCSASGAAIAPLSLDPFLESESAVDEIVEENTTVVLGPDENQFDFIEVKSNAVLEFSPNTLEYRINELKLKDSATVRFAPGDYWIGSLDTDDTEHHFEIVGEGKVRFFVDGHSDIRDNSTFNDGGNPGDFLIISYDKFHVKKNVAISALIYSVGDFHIESGSVLYGAVSSAKIDLKDNSTIEFSCITGEPPEPVYQIIHDGEGLTCQYEPIVIKACADSSCDMIDNSINTSVVLAVNGDVEATINIVNGVSVNASFTHVEPTTASLSLVGSDYLCQNLGDDNESCDLTFADAGFILDVQDNVSCSSQPVTIKAVKKDESSLQCVGAFTGPKNVNFSFDYSLPNTGTQVPYIDGVAMNAAGVDKSYLLMFDENAEAVINDFSYNDAGRINLRANFTENTGDFEQLYLEGVTNVLHYPAKLVASANKNLPNSPLLDGSEIEKAGIDFNISLSAQCETGEITPNYQPDHNQSIEFKVTRAAPIDPVLGGNGTLSAFNASYLAAINGSFVTAFIEPQAFVEGVTFDDQSSYSEVGLINLEARDSDYSGYVINSASNTIGRFTPHHFKQTIIENGDLGSQCGTFAYTGETIGIANDIGAISYDIAPELLITPYNASGEITKNYIQGFMKLSAQSVSRTSPTVDYQQLGVDDSPLTVVANIEFGEVDPMTEAEQSGQVIYRFSALDNYLYERNLNALIAPFTGQLEVIIDEIVDFDGISARNTNDNGEEINNVEHPVAGQIDIKFGRWFIHDTFGPEDAEIQQIAQVEHFDGTKFIINTEDNCTIYDIEQFVLSELDSLTPSDVAKFDTEPTNSTFKNGEVLSIMLDSIDDETGQIGVTYEVPQWLKFGWQDNSMLDENPFGIATFGVFDQTGDRVIGEKEIDK